One Paenibacillus sp. SYP-B4298 genomic window, CCAGCTTCCGCACCTCTGTCGCCACAACCATGAAGCCGCGGCCATGCTCTCCAGCGCGCGCTGCCTCAATATTGGCATTCAGGGCCAACAGATGTGTCTGTGCCGAGATGTCCATAATTACCGAAGCGATGGACTCAATCTCTCCAGATTGCTCCTGCAGTTGTCTTGCCAGCTCACTGGAGCGGCCAACGGATGACTGGATATGATTCATCTGGACGAATGTCTCCTGCAGCTTCGCCTCGCCCATCATCGCGCCTTGCGTAACCTCGGAGGCAGAGTCGGATACTTCAGAGGCTGTCTCCGCTATCCGTGTAACTGCAGCCGCCACCTCATTCATGGCGTGTGCATTCTCTCCAGAAGCCGCCTGCTGCATCTCGGCCCCGTCAGAAATGCTGGTGACAGCCAGTGCGATCTGATGTGTCACCGATGTCGATTCAACAGACAGCGCTGACAGTTGCTGGGCAGCAGCAGCGACCTGTTCAGAAATTTCCTGATTGCGCAGCAACAGCTCGTTCATCGCATCCGCCATTTCATTGAACGAATCGCCGACGTACTTCAGTTCATCCCGCGTGTATAGCTCGAATCGCCCCGTCAGATCGCCCTTGGCCATCAGAGCCGCGCCCTCTCTCAATCTTTGAATCGACTGGCGGACATTGGTATAAAAACCGATATAGAACAGCATCGCCAGCAGCAGCGAGGCGCCAATAAGCACCAGCATCGTATTGCGCGCAGACTCCAGCATATCTTGCCGTTCCTCGAGCAAACTCATCAGCTCATCCGTCGCCTTCTGGAAAAAGGCCGTTGCGTCCTCAATCGTTTTCGTGCCTTCAGCAAAAAAATCCGCCGGCGTCATCGTCAGAGCACCACCCTGTAGAAGCTGCTTCTCCATCGAGGTCAGGAAACGCTGAATCGATTCGATGCTGTCTTCGCCGCTTTGCTCGATTTTAACTGCCGAGTCGGAGTTGTACTCTTTAATTTTGGCCATAGCCTTTTCTATACCCTGCAATGCATCCTCAATTTGTCTTTGCATGATGACCATGTTGATGCGCTCGCTATCGGTCATCTGCTTCCTGGCCAATATGCCATTCCCCTGCCCGCGTACCTGCCCAGACAGCTCGATAAGCACGGGTAGACGATTCACCACGACATCCATGACGTAATAGGAATCCACATGCGCATCCAGCATCAGCCCCGTCTGATCGGCAGCGTGCTTGATCAGATCGATGAGAGATTGAATCAG contains:
- a CDS encoding methyl-accepting chemotaxis protein gives rise to the protein MGILLKPFSYVMSRLKYAQKFIVLSVILVAPALLLINIWLSELQKEVTFASQEQAGVAFARSIMPFILQVQQHRGLANGYLNGDVDSKSRLEELGQQANSTIQSLSQDQSRVAAKAHADDELVEMERQWKELQASVESLTPVESFQRHADLIQSLIDLIKHAADQTGLMLDAHVDSYYVMDVVVNRLPVLIELSGQVRGQGNGILARKQMTDSERINMVIMQRQIEDALQGIEKAMAKIKEYNSDSAVKIEQSGEDSIESIQRFLTSMEKQLLQGGALTMTPADFFAEGTKTIEDATAFFQKATDELMSLLEERQDMLESARNTMLVLIGASLLLAMLFYIGFYTNVRQSIQRLREGAALMAKGDLTGRFELYTRDELKYVGDSFNEMADAMNELLLRNQEISEQVAAAAQQLSALSVESTSVTHQIALAVTSISDGAEMQQAASGENAHAMNEVAAAVTRIAETASEVSDSASEVTQGAMMGEAKLQETFVQMNHIQSSVGRSSELARQLQEQSGEIESIASVIMDISAQTHLLALNANIEAARAGEHGRGFMVVATEVRKLAEQATQSAQTIGSRIGTIRTLVAQVTAAMEESTEVTNKGMETNKEAVEAIGVILNSIGLIAQHIQEVSAAAEQVSASTEEVTAAVSEMAQISKSTADETQAVSASAEEQLSSMEEVQASSEMLSASAQLLQDELSKFKLKASDR